A part of Jiangella alba genomic DNA contains:
- the recF gene encoding DNA replication/repair protein RecF (All proteins in this family for which functions are known are DNA-binding proteins that assist the filamentation of RecA onto DNA for the initiation of recombination or recombinational repair.): MHVAHLSLADFRSYASVELPLEPGVTAFVGPNGHGKTNLVEALNYLATLGSHRVAQDAPLVRLGAERAVVRGSVVETMGGEPRSTLLEIEITPGKANRARLNRSPVPRPRELLGVLTTVLFAPEDLALVKGDPSERRRFLDELLVARAPRFAGVRSDYDRVLKQRNALLKSAGMAMRASRGGGSPRGPDLSTLDVWDTHLAQAGAELLAARLDLVEALQPLVMKAYDAVAGGSGPSGDREARLTYKSSLGPGAELVPSRDTLVAALLEALAGVRRDELDRGVSLIGPHRDDLVLSLGPMPAKGYASHGESWSFALALRLASYELLRSAGSDPVLVLDDVFAELDSGRRDRLAELTAGAEQVLVTAAVPADVPAGLTGARVDVLGGEVRRAE; encoded by the coding sequence ATGCACGTCGCCCATCTGTCGCTGGCCGACTTCCGCTCCTACGCCTCGGTCGAGCTGCCGCTCGAGCCCGGCGTCACGGCGTTCGTCGGCCCCAACGGCCACGGCAAGACCAACCTGGTCGAGGCGCTGAACTACCTCGCCACGCTGGGTAGCCACCGGGTCGCGCAGGACGCTCCCCTGGTCCGGCTCGGCGCCGAGCGGGCGGTCGTGCGCGGCAGCGTCGTCGAGACCATGGGCGGCGAGCCGCGCAGCACGCTGCTGGAGATCGAGATCACGCCGGGCAAGGCCAACCGCGCCCGACTGAACCGGTCGCCGGTCCCGCGGCCGCGCGAGCTGCTCGGCGTGCTGACGACCGTGCTGTTCGCGCCCGAGGACCTCGCGCTGGTCAAGGGTGACCCGTCCGAGCGGCGCCGGTTCCTCGACGAGCTTCTGGTCGCCCGCGCGCCGCGGTTCGCCGGCGTCCGGTCCGACTACGACCGGGTGCTGAAGCAGCGCAACGCCCTGCTGAAGTCGGCCGGCATGGCCATGCGGGCCAGTCGCGGCGGTGGGTCGCCGCGCGGGCCCGACCTCAGCACGCTGGACGTCTGGGACACCCACCTGGCGCAGGCCGGCGCCGAGTTGCTGGCCGCCCGGCTCGACCTCGTCGAGGCACTCCAGCCGCTGGTCATGAAGGCGTACGACGCGGTGGCCGGCGGCTCCGGCCCGTCCGGTGACCGCGAGGCGCGGCTCACGTACAAGTCGTCGCTCGGCCCCGGCGCCGAGCTGGTGCCGTCGCGCGACACGCTGGTGGCGGCGCTGCTCGAGGCGCTGGCCGGGGTCCGCCGCGACGAGCTCGACCGCGGCGTGTCACTGATCGGGCCGCACCGCGACGACCTCGTGCTGTCGCTCGGCCCGATGCCGGCGAAGGGGTACGCGAGCCACGGCGAGTCGTGGTCGTTCGCGCTGGCGCTGCGACTCGCCTCCTACGAGTTGTTGCGTTCTGCCGGCAGTGACCCTGTACTGGTCCTGGACGACGTGTTCGCCGAGCTCGACTCCGGCCGGCGCGACCGGCTGGCCGAGCTGACGGCGGGCGCCGAGCAGGTGCTGGTCACCGCCGCGGTGCCGGCCGACGTGCCGGCCGGGCTGACCGGGGCCAGGGTCGACGTGCTCGGCGGCGAGGTCCGGCGGGCGGAGTGA
- the dnaN gene encoding DNA polymerase III subunit beta, producing the protein MKFRLDRDVLAEAVAWTARTLPNRPTVPVLAGLRIDASDTQVTFSSFDYEVSGRVSVDADVADGGTVLVSGRLLADIARSLPNKPVDLNADGAKVTITCGSARFTLLTLPVEEYPDLPSMPDASGTVDGAVLAEAVSQVAVAAGRDDMLPTLTGIRIEIEGETVTLGATDRYRLAVREFTWNPGSPDISAVALVPARTLVDAAKTLGPAGEVTLALGTGTQDSLLGLAAGGRHTTSRLIDGEWVPNYRRLFPAETATVARVEISALVESVKRVALVAERNTPVRLAFDEGQVVLEAGSGEDAQASEALPAEVQGPAIATGFNPTYLLDGLQALGTPFAHLSFTDTPLKPVVIQGVDSAEAEPAGGYRYLAMPIRLSG; encoded by the coding sequence GTGAAGTTCCGGCTCGATCGCGATGTACTGGCAGAGGCGGTGGCCTGGACGGCCCGCACCCTGCCCAACCGGCCGACGGTGCCGGTCCTGGCCGGCCTGCGCATCGACGCGTCTGACACCCAGGTGACGTTCTCGTCGTTCGACTACGAGGTGTCCGGGCGCGTGTCCGTCGACGCCGACGTCGCCGACGGTGGCACCGTCCTGGTCTCCGGCCGGCTGCTGGCCGACATCGCCCGGTCGCTGCCGAACAAGCCGGTCGACCTCAACGCCGACGGCGCCAAGGTCACCATCACGTGTGGCAGCGCCCGGTTCACGCTGCTGACGCTGCCGGTCGAGGAGTACCCCGACCTCCCCTCCATGCCCGACGCCTCCGGCACCGTCGACGGCGCCGTCCTCGCCGAGGCGGTCAGCCAGGTCGCGGTCGCCGCCGGCCGCGACGACATGCTGCCCACGCTCACCGGCATCCGCATCGAGATCGAGGGCGAGACCGTCACGCTCGGCGCCACCGACCGGTACCGGCTGGCGGTCCGCGAGTTCACCTGGAACCCCGGCTCCCCCGACATCTCCGCGGTCGCGCTGGTGCCGGCCCGCACGCTGGTCGACGCCGCCAAGACGCTCGGCCCGGCCGGCGAGGTCACGCTGGCGCTCGGCACCGGCACCCAGGACAGCCTGCTCGGCCTGGCCGCCGGCGGCCGGCACACCACCAGCCGGCTCATCGACGGCGAGTGGGTGCCCAACTACCGCCGGCTGTTCCCGGCCGAGACCGCCACGGTCGCGCGGGTCGAGATCTCCGCGCTGGTCGAGTCGGTGAAGCGGGTAGCGCTGGTGGCCGAGCGCAACACCCCGGTCCGGCTCGCCTTCGACGAAGGCCAGGTCGTGCTCGAGGCCGGCAGCGGCGAGGACGCGCAGGCCTCCGAGGCGCTGCCCGCCGAGGTCCAGGGCCCGGCCATCGCCACCGGCTTCAACCCCACGTACCTCCTCGACGGCCTGCAGGCGCTCGGCACCCCGTTCGCGCACCTGTCGTTCACCGACACGCCGCTGAAGCCGGTGGTCATCCAGGGTGTCGACAGCGCCGAGGCCGAGCCCGCCGGCGGCTACCGGTACCTCGCCATGCCCATCCGGCTGTCGGGCTGA
- the gnd gene encoding phosphogluconate dehydrogenase (NAD(+)-dependent, decarboxylating), protein MATEGNVMELGLVGLGRMGGNMRERLRRAGHTVVGFDRNPEVSDVGSLKELVERLSAPRAVWVMVPAGEATRATVQELGELLDDGDLVIDGGNSRFTDDREHADILAGHGVGYVDCGVSGGIWGLDVGYGLMAGGDKQHVERLMPIFDALRPEGPRDEGFVHAGGVGAGHYAKMVHNGIEYGLMQAYGEGYELLAASGVVDDIHGTLKAWSRGTVVRSWLLDLLVRALEQDPALAEIEGYVEDSGEGRWTVEESIRNSVPAPVITAALFARFESRQDDSPAMKAVAALRNQFGGHAVKAAEAGPTSGTGDTRA, encoded by the coding sequence GTGGCCACGGAAGGGAACGTCATGGAGCTGGGCCTGGTCGGCCTCGGTCGTATGGGCGGCAACATGCGCGAGCGGCTGCGGCGCGCCGGCCACACAGTGGTGGGCTTCGACCGCAACCCCGAGGTCAGCGACGTCGGCAGCCTGAAAGAGCTGGTCGAACGGCTGTCGGCGCCACGTGCGGTGTGGGTCATGGTGCCGGCCGGCGAGGCGACCCGGGCCACCGTCCAGGAGCTGGGCGAGCTGCTCGACGACGGCGACCTCGTCATCGACGGCGGCAACTCCAGGTTCACCGACGACCGCGAGCACGCCGACATCCTGGCCGGTCACGGCGTCGGCTACGTCGACTGCGGCGTGTCCGGCGGCATCTGGGGCCTCGACGTCGGCTACGGGCTGATGGCCGGTGGCGACAAACAGCACGTCGAGCGCCTCATGCCGATCTTCGACGCGCTGCGTCCCGAGGGTCCGCGCGACGAGGGCTTCGTCCACGCCGGCGGCGTCGGCGCAGGTCACTACGCCAAGATGGTGCACAACGGCATCGAGTACGGCCTCATGCAGGCCTACGGCGAGGGCTACGAGCTGCTCGCCGCCTCCGGCGTCGTCGACGACATCCACGGCACGCTCAAGGCGTGGTCGCGTGGCACCGTCGTGCGCTCCTGGCTGCTCGACCTCCTGGTGCGGGCGCTCGAGCAGGACCCCGCGCTGGCCGAGATCGAGGGGTACGTCGAAGACTCCGGCGAGGGCCGCTGGACGGTCGAGGAGTCCATCCGCAATTCCGTGCCGGCGCCGGTCATCACGGCAGCGCTGTTCGCCCGGTTCGAGTCCCGGCAGGACGACTCCCCGGCCATGAAGGCGGTGGCCGCGCTGCGCAACCAGTTCGGCGGCCACGCGGTCAAGGCGGCCGAGGCCGGGCCGACGTCCGGGACCGGCGACACCCGGGCCTGA